From Chiloscyllium punctatum isolate Juve2018m chromosome 36, sChiPun1.3, whole genome shotgun sequence, the proteins below share one genomic window:
- the LOC140460875 gene encoding uncharacterized protein, protein HSSRRHHQGVLCVWGTSGSSSSSNLEGHKDNSTVEKPWQCGDCGKRYRFPSGLEIHRRVHTGERPFTCSECGKEFSHSSGLQRHKLIHTGVLPFTCSVCGKGCSSSDSLRIHTRVHTGERPFSCSECGEIFSDPSSMRRHRRVHTRERPFTCSVCGKGFTQSASLRIHQQLHTGERRFICSECGKGFTQLARLLVHQRIHTGERPFPCTVCGKAFRDSSAVFKHQRIHTGEKPFTCSVCGRTFNQSCTMWRHQRVHQ, encoded by the coding sequence CATTCCTCCAGGAGACACCATCAAGgggttctgtgtgtgtggggcacTTCAGGCTCCAGTTCATCATCCAACCTGGAGGGACACAAGGACAACAGCACCGTGGAGAAGCCATGGcagtgtggggactgtgggaaacgGTACCGGTTTCCGTCTGGGCTGGAGATTCACCGGcgggttcacaccggggagaggccgttcacctgctccgaGTGTGGGAAAGAATTCAGTCACTCATCCGGCCTTCAAAGACACAAGCTAATTCACACCGGGGTCTTGCCGTTCACCTGTtcagtgtgtgggaaggggtgTAGTTCATCAGACAGCCTGCGGATCCACACGcgggttcacaccggggagaggccgttctcctgctcCGAGTGTGGAGAGATATTCAGCGATCCATCCAGCATGCGGAGACACCGGCGGGTGCACACccgggagaggccgttcacctgctccgtgtgcgggaagggattcactcagtctgCCAGCCTCAGGATACACCAGCAacttcacaccggggagaggcggTTCATttgctctgagtgtgggaagggattcactcagttgGCCCGACTGTTGGTCCACCAGCGCATCCACACCGGGGAGCGACCATTCCCCTGCACcgtgtgtgggaaagcattcagGGATTCATCTGCTGTGTTCAAACACCAGCgaattcacaccggggagaagccattcacctgctctgtgtgtgggagGACATTTAACCAGTCGTGCACAATGTGGAGACACCAGAGAGTTCATCAGTGA
- the LOC140460876 gene encoding uncharacterized protein yields HSTIKGFCVCGGTSGSSSSSNLEGHKDNSTVEKPWQCGDCGKRYRFPSELERHRRVHTGERPFICSDCGKGFTHLSGLKTHKRVHTGVLPYSCSECGKGCISAYSLRIHQRVHTGERPFSCSECGDIFSDPSSMRRHRQIHTGERPFTCSECGKGFTQLAPLLVHQRIHTGERPFPCSVCGKGFRDSSAVLKHQRIHTGEKPFTCSVCGRGFNQSCTLRRHQSVHQRRLQLDSAILAAENHIQD; encoded by the coding sequence CATTCCACCATCAAGgggttctgtgtgtgtgggggcactTCAGGCTCCAGTTCATCATCCAACCTGGAGGGACACAAGGACAACAGCACCGTGGAGAAGCCATGGcagtgtggggactgtgggaaacgGTACCGGTTTCCCTCTGAGCTGGAGCGTCATCGGcgggttcacaccggggagaggccgttcatctGCTCTGACTGTGGGAAGGGTTTCACTCACTTATCTGGCCTTAAAACACACAAGCGAGTTCACACAGGGGTGTTGCCGTACTCCTGCTCGGAGTGCGGGAAAGGATGCATTTCAGCGTACAGCCTACGGAtccaccagcgggttcacaccggggagaggccattctcctgctccGAGTGTGGAGACATATTCAGCGATCCGTCCAGCATGCGGAGACACCGTCAGAtacacaccggggagaggcctttcacctgctctgagtgcgggaagggattcactcagttgGCCCCACTTTTGGTCCACCAGCgcattcacaccggggagagaccattcccctgcagcgtgtgtgggaaaggattccggGATTCATCTGCTGTGCTCAAACACCAGCgaattcacaccggggagaagccattcacctgctctgtgtgtgggagggggtttAACCAGTCATGCACGTTGCGGAGACACCAGAGTGTTCATCAACGAAGACTGCAATTGGACTCTGCTATTCTTGCTGCTGAGAATCACATCCAAGACTGA